A window of the Dickeya dianthicola NCPPB 453 genome harbors these coding sequences:
- the rpoD gene encoding RNA polymerase sigma factor RpoD, with translation MEQNPQSQLKLLVTRGKEQGYLTYAEVNDHLPEDIIDSDQIEDIIQMINDMGIQVMEEAPDADDLMLAENTADEDAAEAAAQVLSSVESEIGRTTDPVRMYMREMGTVELLTREGEIDIAKRIEDGINQVQCSVAEYPEAITYLLDQYDRVEAGESRLSDLITAFVDPNAEEDLAPNTTPENAEPADDGIDDDDDESEEDEDDTDDDNSIDPELARQKFAELRDQYEATRVSIKAHGRSHPTAIDEINKLSEVFKQFRLVPKQFDLLVNNMRAMMDRVRAQERQIMKLCVELCKMPKKNFVTLFTGNETNRKWFDAALSMGKPWCEKLREVEDDVHRGLQKLQQIEDETGLTIEQVKDINRRMSIGEAKARRAKKEMVEANLRLVISIAKKYTNRGLQFLDLIQEGNIGLMKAVDKFEYRRGYKFSTYATWWIRQAITRSIADQARTIRIPVHMIETINKLNRISRQMLQEMGREPTPEELAERMLMPEDKIRKVLKIAKEPISMETPIGDDEDSHLGDFIEDTTLELPLDSATSESLRSATHDVLAGLTAREAKVLRMRFGIDMNTDHTLEEVGKQFDVTRERIRQIEAKALRKLRHPSRSEVLRSFLDD, from the coding sequence ATGGAGCAAAACCCGCAGTCACAGCTCAAGCTACTTGTCACCCGTGGTAAGGAGCAAGGCTACCTGACCTATGCCGAGGTCAATGACCATCTGCCGGAAGATATCATCGACTCCGATCAGATCGAAGACATCATCCAGATGATTAACGACATGGGCATCCAGGTGATGGAAGAAGCGCCGGATGCCGATGATCTGATGCTGGCCGAGAATACCGCCGATGAAGACGCTGCCGAAGCAGCGGCGCAGGTATTGTCCAGCGTTGAATCTGAGATTGGCCGCACAACCGATCCGGTTCGCATGTACATGCGTGAGATGGGTACCGTCGAACTGCTGACCCGTGAAGGGGAAATCGATATCGCCAAGCGAATCGAAGACGGTATCAATCAGGTACAGTGCTCCGTTGCCGAATATCCGGAAGCCATCACCTATCTGTTGGATCAATATGATCGCGTCGAAGCGGGAGAAAGTCGCCTGTCCGATTTGATCACCGCCTTTGTGGATCCGAACGCCGAAGAAGATCTGGCGCCGAATACCACGCCCGAGAACGCCGAGCCGGCTGACGACGGTATAGATGATGACGACGACGAAAGCGAAGAAGACGAAGACGACACCGATGATGACAACAGCATCGACCCGGAGCTGGCGCGTCAGAAATTCGCCGAACTGCGCGATCAGTATGAAGCGACTCGCGTAAGCATCAAGGCGCACGGCCGCAGCCACCCGACTGCTATTGACGAAATCAACAAGCTGTCTGAAGTGTTCAAACAGTTCCGTCTGGTGCCGAAGCAGTTTGACCTGCTGGTGAACAACATGCGTGCCATGATGGACCGCGTGCGTGCGCAGGAACGCCAGATCATGAAACTGTGCGTCGAACTGTGCAAAATGCCGAAGAAAAACTTCGTGACGCTGTTCACCGGCAATGAAACCAATCGTAAATGGTTCGATGCTGCGCTTTCAATGGGCAAACCCTGGTGTGAAAAACTGCGCGAAGTGGAAGACGACGTGCATCGCGGTCTGCAGAAACTGCAACAGATCGAAGACGAAACTGGTTTGACCATTGAACAGGTCAAAGACATCAACCGTCGTATGTCGATTGGCGAAGCCAAAGCTCGCCGCGCCAAGAAAGAGATGGTGGAGGCGAACCTGCGTCTGGTTATCTCGATCGCCAAGAAATACACCAACCGCGGCCTGCAGTTCCTGGATCTGATTCAGGAAGGTAACATTGGCCTGATGAAAGCGGTAGACAAATTCGAATACCGCCGCGGCTACAAGTTCTCCACCTACGCCACCTGGTGGATTCGTCAGGCGATCACCCGTTCCATCGCCGACCAGGCGCGCACCATCCGTATTCCGGTGCATATGATTGAGACTATCAACAAACTCAATCGTATTTCCCGCCAGATGCTGCAGGAAATGGGCCGCGAGCCGACGCCGGAAGAGCTGGCCGAGCGTATGCTGATGCCGGAAGACAAGATCCGCAAGGTCTTGAAGATCGCCAAAGAGCCGATCTCTATGGAAACCCCGATCGGTGATGATGAAGATTCACATCTGGGGGATTTCATCGAAGATACCACGCTGGAACTGCCGCTGGATTCCGCCACCTCGGAAAGCCTGCGTTCCGCCACCCACGACGTGCTGGCCGGCCTGACCGCACGCGAAGCCAAAGTGCTGCGTATGCGTTTCGGTATCGACATGAATACCGACCATACGCTGGAAGAAGTCGGCAAACAGTTCGACGTGACCCGCGAGCGTATTCGTCAAATTGAAGCAAAAGCGCTGCGTAAATTGCGCCACCCGAGCCGTTCCGAAGTACTTCGTAGCTTCCTGGACGATTAA
- the dnaG gene encoding DNA primase, whose translation MAGRIPRVFINDLLARTDIIDLIDARVKLKKQGKNYHACCPFHHEKTPSFTVNGDKQFYHCFGCGAHGNAIDFLMNYDRLEFVESIEELAAMHSLDVPYEAGTGPTQLERHQRQSLYELMEQLSAFYQHTLNQPAGTPAREYLSRRGLSDEVIRQFAIGCTPPGWDNALKRFGRSSENRTTLTDAGMLVTNENGRTYDRFRDRVMFPIRDKRGRVIAFGGRVMGEGMPKYLNSPETEIFHKGRQLYGLYEAQQKNPELKRLLVVEGYMDVVALAQFGIDYAVASLGTSTTADHIQLLFRATDQVVCCYDGDRAGRDAAWRALETALPYLDDGRQLRFMFLPDGEDPDTLVRQEGKAAFEQRIEQAMPLSAFLFDSLLQQVDMSTPDGRTKLSTLALPLIGQVPGETLRLYLRQQLGNKLGLLDDSQLDRLLPKAAEQTSSYQPPRLKVTTMRILIGLLVQNPRLSFEVPELALDGVEENKVAGLELFLDLVKTCNESPGMNMGLLLEKYRESKYRKQLETLAAWDHMIEEEELEEKFRVSLTELYDQLLQLRMDTLIARERTHGLNMNERKELWSLQLALTRKN comes from the coding sequence ATGGCTGGACGTATTCCCCGCGTATTTATTAATGACCTGCTGGCTCGCACCGACATCATTGACTTGATCGATGCGCGCGTCAAATTGAAAAAGCAGGGCAAAAATTATCACGCGTGTTGCCCGTTCCACCACGAGAAAACCCCTTCGTTCACCGTTAACGGTGACAAGCAGTTCTACCATTGCTTCGGCTGCGGCGCCCACGGCAACGCCATTGATTTCCTGATGAATTATGATCGTCTGGAATTTGTTGAAAGTATTGAAGAACTGGCTGCAATGCACAGCCTGGACGTTCCTTACGAAGCAGGCACCGGTCCGACCCAGCTCGAACGCCACCAGCGGCAAAGTTTATACGAGCTGATGGAACAATTAAGCGCTTTTTACCAACATACCCTGAACCAACCTGCGGGTACGCCGGCCAGAGAGTATCTGTCCAGACGCGGCCTGAGTGATGAGGTGATCCGGCAATTCGCTATCGGATGTACGCCGCCGGGGTGGGACAATGCGTTAAAGCGTTTTGGCCGCAGCAGCGAAAATCGGACCACGTTGACCGACGCCGGCATGCTGGTGACCAACGAGAACGGCCGTACTTACGATCGTTTCCGCGATCGGGTGATGTTCCCGATCCGTGACAAGCGTGGGCGGGTTATCGCTTTTGGCGGTCGGGTGATGGGCGAGGGTATGCCCAAGTACCTGAACTCGCCGGAAACCGAGATTTTTCACAAAGGTCGCCAGTTGTACGGCTTGTACGAGGCACAACAGAAAAATCCGGAATTGAAGCGGCTGCTGGTCGTCGAAGGTTATATGGATGTGGTCGCGCTGGCCCAGTTTGGCATCGATTACGCGGTAGCTTCGCTAGGAACATCAACGACGGCGGACCATATCCAGTTGTTGTTCCGCGCCACCGATCAGGTGGTGTGCTGTTACGATGGTGACCGCGCCGGACGCGACGCCGCCTGGCGTGCGCTGGAAACCGCGCTACCCTATCTGGATGATGGTCGGCAGTTGCGCTTTATGTTTCTGCCCGACGGCGAAGACCCAGATACGCTGGTGCGTCAGGAAGGCAAGGCGGCTTTCGAGCAACGCATCGAGCAGGCAATGCCGCTGTCGGCGTTTTTGTTCGACTCGCTACTGCAGCAGGTGGACATGAGTACCCCGGACGGGCGCACCAAGCTCAGTACGCTGGCTCTACCTCTAATTGGGCAGGTGCCGGGCGAAACGTTGCGATTATACTTACGTCAACAACTTGGCAATAAACTGGGGCTGTTGGACGACAGCCAGTTGGATCGCCTGCTGCCGAAAGCGGCGGAGCAAACATCGTCCTACCAGCCTCCACGGCTAAAAGTCACAACTATGCGTATACTGATAGGACTTTTAGTACAAAATCCGAGGCTGTCCTTCGAAGTGCCGGAACTGGCGCTCGACGGTGTGGAAGAGAACAAAGTTGCAGGACTGGAGCTGTTTTTGGATCTGGTGAAAACCTGCAATGAAAGCCCAGGCATGAACATGGGACTGCTGCTGGAGAAATATCGCGAAAGTAAATATCGCAAGCAGCTTGAAACTCTGGCCGCCTGGGACCATATGATTGAAGAGGAAGAGCTCGAAGAAAAATTCAGGGTCAGCCTGACCGAGCTCTACGACCAGTTGCTGCAGTTGCGGATGGACACGCTGATAGCCCGCGAGAGAACGCATGGGCTGAACATGAACGAGCGCAAGGAACTGTGGTCGCTGCAACTGGCGCTGACGCGAAAAAACTGA
- the rpsU gene encoding 30S ribosomal protein S21, translating into MPVIKVRENEPFDVALRRFKRSCEKAGVLAEVRRREFYEKPTTERKRAKASAVKRHAKKLARENARRTRLY; encoded by the coding sequence ATGCCGGTAATTAAAGTACGTGAAAACGAGCCGTTCGACGTCGCTCTGCGTCGTTTCAAGCGTTCCTGCGAAAAAGCAGGTGTTTTGGCCGAAGTTCGTCGTCGTGAATTCTATGAAAAACCGACTACCGAACGTAAGCGCGCTAAAGCTTCTGCTGTGAAACGTCACGCCAAGAAGCTGGCTCGAGAAAACGCACGCCGCACTCGTCTGTATTAA
- the tsaD gene encoding tRNA (adenosine(37)-N6)-threonylcarbamoyltransferase complex transferase subunit TsaD, which yields MRVLGIETSCDETGVAIYDTQAGLLANQLYSQVTLHADYGGVVPELASRDHVRKTVPLIQAALKEAGLQRSEIDGVAYTAGPGLVGALLVGATVGRSLAFAWNVPAIPVHHMEGHLLAPMLEDNPPAFPFVALLVSGGHTQLISVTGIGEYRLLGESIDDAAGEAFDKTAKLLGLDYPGGPLLSKMAQNGHSKRFVFPRPMTDRPGLDFSFSGLKTFAANTIRENGSDAQTQADIARAFEDAVVDTLAIKCRRALDDTGFSRLVMAGGVSANRTLRQRLADIMAKRGGDVFYARPEFCTDNGAMIAYAGAVRLAQGVTDELGITVRPRWPLAELPAL from the coding sequence ATGCGCGTATTAGGTATTGAAACATCCTGCGATGAAACCGGGGTCGCGATTTATGACACGCAGGCCGGGCTACTGGCGAATCAGCTTTACAGCCAGGTGACGTTGCATGCCGATTATGGCGGCGTGGTGCCTGAGCTGGCCTCCCGCGACCATGTCCGCAAGACCGTGCCATTGATTCAGGCGGCGTTGAAAGAGGCTGGGCTACAGCGCAGTGAGATTGATGGTGTCGCTTACACGGCCGGCCCAGGTTTGGTGGGGGCGCTGCTGGTCGGCGCAACGGTAGGGCGTTCGCTGGCGTTTGCCTGGAACGTGCCTGCTATACCGGTGCATCACATGGAAGGGCACTTGCTGGCGCCGATGCTGGAAGACAATCCGCCGGCGTTTCCGTTTGTCGCGCTGCTGGTGTCCGGTGGTCATACCCAGTTGATCAGCGTTACCGGCATTGGCGAATACCGTTTGCTGGGCGAATCCATTGACGATGCGGCCGGCGAGGCGTTCGATAAAACCGCCAAACTGCTGGGGCTGGATTATCCGGGTGGACCGTTGCTGTCGAAAATGGCGCAAAATGGGCATTCTAAGCGTTTTGTTTTCCCCCGGCCGATGACCGACCGACCCGGCCTGGATTTCAGTTTTTCCGGGCTGAAGACATTCGCCGCCAATACCATCCGTGAAAACGGCAGCGATGCGCAGACGCAGGCGGATATCGCGCGGGCGTTTGAAGACGCGGTGGTGGATACGCTGGCCATCAAATGCCGGCGTGCGCTTGACGATACCGGGTTCAGCCGGTTGGTGATGGCCGGCGGCGTGAGCGCCAACCGGACATTGCGTCAGCGGCTGGCGGACATCATGGCTAAACGAGGCGGCGACGTATTCTATGCCCGTCCTGAATTTTGTACCGACAACGGCGCCATGATTGCTTATGCGGGAGCGGTTCGTCTTGCCCAGGGCGTGACGGATGAACTTGGCATCACGGTTCGGCCGCGCTGGCCACTGGCTGAATTGCCGGCGCTGTGA
- the argR gene encoding transcriptional regulator ArgR, which yields MRNSTKQEDLVKAFKALLKEEKFSSQSEIVQALQDDGFENINQSKVSRMLTKFGAVRTRNAKMEMVYCLPAELGVPTTTSPLKNLVLDVDYNDAVVVIHTSPGAAQLIARLLDSLGKSEGILGTIAGDDTIFTTPARGFSVKQLYEAILVLFEQEL from the coding sequence ATGCGTAACTCCACGAAACAAGAAGATCTGGTTAAGGCGTTCAAAGCGCTGTTAAAAGAAGAGAAGTTCAGCTCGCAAAGCGAGATTGTGCAGGCGCTGCAGGACGATGGGTTCGAGAACATCAACCAGTCCAAAGTATCCCGCATGCTGACCAAATTTGGCGCGGTGCGTACCCGCAACGCGAAGATGGAGATGGTTTATTGCCTGCCTGCCGAACTGGGTGTTCCTACCACCACCAGCCCGCTGAAAAACCTGGTGCTGGACGTGGATTACAACGACGCGGTAGTCGTGATTCACACCAGCCCCGGCGCAGCACAGCTTATCGCCCGACTACTGGATTCTCTGGGTAAATCGGAAGGGATTCTCGGCACCATCGCCGGCGACGATACCATTTTCACTACGCCAGCCCGGGGCTTCAGCGTCAAGCAACTGTATGAAGCAATACTGGTCTTGTTTGAACAGGAATTGTAA